In the Flavobacterium sp. 90 genome, TAAGGGTAAAATATAATATTCCCGAAGTTGCTTATGCTGTAGTTTCCGCCGATTCGATTTTAGAAATTCAGGCTTTGGGATATCAGAGAATAAACTCGAAATACAAGGCTAAAATTGATGATAAATTTAGATTGGGATCTATTACAAAAACGGTAACCACTTATCTTGCAGCAACTTTAGTTAAGGAAGGAAAAATAAAATGGGATACTAAATTTTTTGATTTATATCCGGAGTTAAAAGCCAAAAGCAATCCGGCGACTTACAATTTTACGCTACAGGATTTCATCACTTTTCGAGCAGGAATCAATACTTGGTCATATGGAAATGACACTCCGACTAAGAAAGAAATCAAAGGCAATAATCAGCAACAGCGTTATGAGTTTATTGCTTGGTTTTTGCAACAAAATCCTGCCACAGAAAAGCAAACTGTATATTGGTCAAATCCAAGTTATGTTGCCGCAGGATTAATGCTCGAAAAAGCAACTGGCAAAACCTATGAATCATTAGTAAAGGAATTAGGCAAAAGCCTGAATATCGATTTTGGTTTTGATCAGCCGAATTTAAAAGATAAAAATCAACCTTGGGGACACGATGAAAATCTTGAACCTGAAAAAACTTCCTTAAATTATAAATTAAACTGGCTTTCATCAGCAGGAAATCTAAATGTTAGTTTGCCTGATTATTGCAAGTTTACACAAATGCAGCTTCAGGGATTATTAGGAAAATCTAAAGTGTTTACCAAAGAAGAATTCGAATACATGCATTATGGTTTACCCGAATTTTCTTTTGGATGGAATTCGGAAATTAATGAAAAAAGCAAATTGAAATATTCTTTTCATAACGGAAATCCCGGAACTTTTTTAACCAAAGTGTATATTTGTAAAACAATCAACAAAGCTTTCCTCCTTTTTGCCAATGTACAATCTGAAGAAGCTGATAAAGGACTTCTATTAATATTGGAAGAATTGCAAAACAAATATGGCGGTTGATTCTTTTAATCTAAACCTGATTTAAAAAATAATTTATAATTTTAAGCAAAAAGAAATCATGAACACGAACAAACTCCTAGACTTCAGTAAAAGCTTTGCTTTTGGTACATTCGTATTTCTTATTTTTGCTTTACATTCATTTACCTGTCAATCCCAACAAAAGATGATCACACCACCTTATTTACAAAAAGGAGATACTGTTGCACTTTTAGCAACTGCCAGAAAAAACATTGATGATAACTTAAAACCCACAATAGATTTATTGCACAGTTGGGGTTTAGAAGCTGTTGTGGGAACTACAATTGGACTTGATTTTAATCAATTGGCGGGAACTGATGAACAACGTGCTGCCGATTTTCAGCATCAGTTGGACAACCCAAATATCAAAGCAATTTGGTGTGTTCGAGGTGGATATGGAACGGTAAGAATGATTGATTTATTGGATTTTACCAAATTTAAACAACACCCAAAATGGATTATTGGTTTTAGCGACGTAACAGTACTACACAATCATTTGAATACGATGGGTTATAAATCTATTCACGGTGTTATGCCTGTAACGATTCCGCGTGCTACTCCGGCAGCTATAAGTTCTAT is a window encoding:
- a CDS encoding serine hydrolase domain-containing protein; protein product: MKNIFFSFLFLILFNIANAQKNSSFVDSIRVKYNIPEVAYAVVSADSILEIQALGYQRINSKYKAKIDDKFRLGSITKTVTTYLAATLVKEGKIKWDTKFFDLYPELKAKSNPATYNFTLQDFITFRAGINTWSYGNDTPTKKEIKGNNQQQRYEFIAWFLQQNPATEKQTVYWSNPSYVAAGLMLEKATGKTYESLVKELGKSLNIDFGFDQPNLKDKNQPWGHDENLEPEKTSLNYKLNWLSSAGNLNVSLPDYCKFTQMQLQGLLGKSKVFTKEEFEYMHYGLPEFSFGWNSEINEKSKLKYSFHNGNPGTFLTKVYICKTINKAFLLFANVQSEEADKGLLLILEELQNKYGG